The Elaeis guineensis isolate ETL-2024a chromosome 5, EG11, whole genome shotgun sequence DNA segment TCACAAAGTTTCGGGTTTTCTAAAAGACTTGATTTTTCGTCATGAGGAGAAATCGAGCTTTACCTCCCATCCTTCTCTgtgctgtcttcttcttcttgttggcCGTCGGCAAGATCTCGGCGGCCGACAGCAGCAACAGCACCTACCAACCCCGGGACAAGATCCTCCTCAACTGCGGTTTCTCCGGGACAGCCAACGACACCGACGGCCGCACCTGGACTGGCGACGCCGCCTCCAAGTATGCCCCCTCCATGAACGGCGCCGCCGTCACCGCCACCTCCCAGGACTCCTCGGTCCCGCAAGTCCCCTACTTGAGTGGCCGGGTCTTCACCTCCCCTTACACCTACACCTTCCCCCTCGGTGCTGGCCGGAAATTCATTCGCCTTTACTTCTACCCTTCCAACTACTCCACCCACGCCGCCTCCGATGCCTTCTTTACCGTCACCGCGGATTCCTACACCCTCCTCCAAAACTTCAGCGCCTACCTCACCGCCGGTGCCCTTAACTACGCCTACCTCGTCCGCGAATTCTCCGTCAACGTCTCCTCCAGTGGCCTCAAGCTCACCTTCACCCCTTCTACCGATCACCACAATTCTTATGCCTTTGTTAATGGTATCGAGATTGTCTCGATCCCTGATGACATCTTTGCCCCCGTCAATGCATTGCTTGTTGGAACCAACACAGAGTACACCATCGATCAGGATGGTGCTTTCGAGACCGTCTACAGGCTGAATGTGGGTGGGCAAGCCATTTCTCCCACCCAAGATTCTGGCTTGTTTCGCTCCTGGGCTGATGACACACCATACATATATGGCGCTGCATTTGGGGTCACCTACTCCAATGACCCCAATGTTTCAATTAAGTATCCGGCCACCATTCCGGAATATATCGCGCCGCCGGATGTGTACTCAACGGCACGGTCGATGGGGCCCGATCCACGCATCAATCTGAACTATAATCTCACGTGGATCCTTCCAGTGGATGCTGCGTTTTACCACCTTGTGAGGCTTCATTTCTGTGAGATCCAGTACTCCATCACCAAGCCGAACCAGAGGGTCTTCGATATCTATCTCAGTAACCTGACTGCCCAACAGGGCGCCGATGTGATTGCTTGGAGCGGTGGAACTGGCATCCCAGCGTATGAGGACTATGTGCTGCTACCTTCAGGAACTGGCTCGATGGATTTGTGGGTTGCACTCCATCCTGATATTGGAGCCAAGCCAGAGTACTATGATGCTATCTTGAATGGGATGGAAGTCTTTAAGCTGCAGAACCCTAATGGAAGTCTTGCTGGACCCAATCCGGCTCCACAGCCCGGAGCCAGATGTGGATATTAATAAGGCTCTCCATCACAAGACCGGCAAGTCCACGAGCAAATCCATTCCGGCGATTGCCGGCGGGGTGATCGGTGGGTTTGTGCTCCTGTTGGCTGCCTGTTTCTGCTTGTTAGGATGTGcaagcaaaagaagaagaagaagaggggaagGATGCAGGCACCAGCGATGGGCCTTCGGGTTGGCTGCCGCTCTCCCTCTATGGCAACTCGCACTCAGCAGCATCAGCCAAGACGAACACAACCGGAAGCTATGCCTCGTCGCTCCCATCCAACCTCTGCCGCCACTTCTCGTTTGCAGAGATCGAGGCGGCCACCAATGGATTCGATGAAGCCCTCCTCCTCGGTGTCGGTGGTTTCGGAAAGTCTACCGTGGGGAAGTGGATGGCGGTTCCACCAAGGTCGCCATAAAGCGTGGAACCCAATGTCGGAGCAAGGCGTCCATGAATTCCAGACCGAGATCGAGATGCTGTCCAAGCTCCGCCACCGCCATCTCGTCTCCTTGATCGGTTACTGCGAGGAGAACTGCGAGATGATTCTGGTTATGACTACATGGCCATGGAACACTGCGCGAGCATCTCTACAAGACCCCGAAGCCACCCCTCCCTTGGAAGCAGCGGCTGGAGATCTGCATTGGTGCTGCTCGCGGGCTTCACTACCTCCACACTGGTGCCAAGCATACCATCATCCACCGAGATGTGAAGACCACAACATTCTGTTGGATGAGAAATGGTTGCAAAGGTTTCGGATTTCGGCCTTTCGAGACGGTCCTACTCTCGATCACACCCATGTGAGCACGGTGGTGAAGGGCAGCTTCGGCTATCTCGACCCGGAAGTACTTCAGCGGCAGCAACTTACCGAAAATCCGATGTATACTCTTTGGGTTGTGTTGTTTGAGGTCCTCTGTGCTCGGCCACCTCTCAACTCGACCCTTCCAAAGAACAAGTGAGCCTGGCCGAGTGGGCACTGCACTGCCAGAAGGAAGGGCATTCTTGATCAGATCATCGATCCCTATCTCAGGGTAGGATTGCCCCACAGTGCTTCAAGAAGTTCGCCAGAGACGGCCGAGAAGTGCGTGCCGACCAGGGAATCGAGCGCCACCATGGGCGATGTCCTCTGGAACCTCGAGTTTGCACTCAGCTGCAAGAGAGTGCGGAGGAAAGCGGCTGTCTCATCGACGGTGCGACGTCGGAGGAGGGCACGCCGCTGATGATCCTGCGCAAGAAAGACCCGAGTAGTGATCCATTGGTGGAATCAAGCACAACAACAACCACAACCACCTCAATGAGCATCGGAGGGCGGAGCCTCGCAAGTGATGACACCGATGGACTGACACCAAGTGCTGTGTTCTCGCAGATCATGAACCCCAAAGGGCGGTGAGATCTGATGGTGTGGTGAGGAAAGATGAATGCCACTACAATTTATCTTGACACGGAAAGTAGCTCTCTTATTTTCCCTACGTAATTCAGTAATATTTCCTGAGTTGTGTTGTAATTTATGAGACCTTGAGATCTCCTAAATTCAATCTGATATATGACTTGTATTGATACTTCTAAGAATGTTTTCGTTGTCAGTTTCTACGATGGATATGATTATTTTCAGAATAAGAGTAGGTGTTGGCAACCCCAGCATATGTTGTCATTCAGTGATGTGGTTGGACTGGAATCGGATCGGATacagatctatatttatatttattttatctgataaatataaatataggtatgaatattattcagatataaaaatttatatttatatttattttaaatagatattaaTACNNNNNNNNNNNNNNNNNNNNNNNNNNNNNNNNNNNNNNNNNNNNNNNNNNNNNNNNNNNNNNNNNNNNNNNNNNNNNNNNNNNNNNNNNNNNNNNNNNNNCGTCTTCTCCACCCCACCACCGCCACCTCTTCTCCATGCTCCAACACCGCCGCTGCCAGCAGCAGGACCCGCGGCTTTTAAAGTCGGCCTGGTCCTTGACAAGAACTCTTTGGTTGGGTTGATGTCTCGCATATCCATCAACATGGCCCTCTCCGACTTCTACGCCGCTCACCCCAACTCCACCACCAGCGTCCTCCTCCTCCCCCGCTACTCCGCTGGCGACGTCATCTCCACCGCCGCCGCCGGTACTTCCCCATCCCTCCCTCCACTTACCACCACTCACCCACCCTCTCTTGCTTTTTTCGTCGGTTGATTGACGGGCTACTGCTACTGGTGCAGCTCTGGACCTGATGATCAACCACGAGGTGCACGCCGTCCTCGGTCCCCAGAGGTCCGTGGAGGCGTCCTTCGTGGCGGAGCTCGCGACCAAGGCCCGAGTCCCCGTGGTCTCCTCCTCCGCCACCAGCCCCTTGTTCGTGCCGTCGCAAACGCCCTACTTCATCCGCGCCGCCCAATCGACACCGCGCAGGTTGGTGCCCTCGCCGCCCTCGTGCAGGCCTTCGGGTGGCGCCGCGTCGTCCCGTATACGAGGAGTCCGACTACGGCACCCCCGTCGTCCTGTTTCTCATCGACGCCCTCCATGCCGTCGGCGTCCAAGTCCCCTACCGCTGCGCCCTTCCCACCTACGCCTCCGACGATCGCATCTCCGTTGAGCTCTACAAGCTCAAGACCGAGCAGACCCGCGTCTTCGTCGTGCACATGACCTCCACCTTCGCCCGTCGTCTCTTCGCGCGCGCCGAGAACGCAGGCATGATGGCCGAGGGCTACGTCTGGATTGCCACCGAGGGCTTCACCTGCCTTCTCCCCTCGTTCGAACCGGCGGTCGTGCTGGACACCATGCAGGGGGTCCTGGGCGTGAGGCCCTTCGTTCGGCCATCCGAAGCGCTGCGCGATTTCCAGCGCCGGTGGAGGCGGGAGTTCTGGAAGGAGAACCCCAATTACACCGGCACCGACGCCGCCGAGGTCAACAATTTCGGGGTCTGGGCCTACGACGCGGCCTGGGCCGTCGCGATGGCTGCGAGAGCGTCGGTCCGGTCGGCCCGGAATTCGTCGCACCGGGAAACGGTCCGACCGATTTATCCAAGCTGGGGGTCTCTCGGACCGGCCCGAAGCTGCTGGAGGCGATCTCGCAAACCGAATTCGATGGGCTTGGCGGGAAATTTCGGCTGGTAAAAGGGGCGCTGAACGTGTCGGCGTATGAAATAGTGAACGTGATCGGGGAGAAGGCGACGAGGATCGGGTTCTGGACGGCGAGGTACGGGCTGACGCGAGGATTGAATTGGAGCAGCGAGAGCCCGTACTCGGCGACGAGGGATGGGCTGGGACCGGTGATATGGCCCGGGGAATCGACGTCCGGTGCCGGAAAGGGTGGGAGACACCCACGAGCGGGCGGAAGCTACGGATCTTTGGTACCGGGGCCAGTGGAACCGGGATTTCATTCGTTCTTGAACGTGGAGAAGGATCCGGTGAGCAACGAGACGAAGGCGAGCGGGTACGTGATCGATGTGTTCGAGGCGGCGGTAAGGCAACTCCCCTACGCGTTGCCGTTCGAGTACGTGCCCGAGAACGCCAAGGGGAAGAGAGCCGGGGATTACAACGCTCTCGTCCAAGAAGTCTCTAATCAGGTTGGTTATTTTGCTCAGTTAATTATTACTTGTCTTCTAGGACTAGTATTGTTTTGACAGCACGTGCGGTAACATCTATAGttaaaatatttcaataaaaaaaaaatctatagtcAAAATATAAAACATTATGTGCTCCCCATTATCTCTTTTCTGGATTTCTAGTTAGGTTACGTTTTGCTCTGCTAATGACCCGTTTAAGAATAAATATCCAGAAAACGCTGATTAGTTCAATTAGTACAGTAAGGAAACTATGATATTATGTTGTTCAAGAAAACAACTCTGTTACcactgcttttgattcttttcatGGGAGAAGTATTATTCCTACATGTTCAACACTGAAGGAAAGTGAGGTGGGGAAAAGTTATATCCTAAACCGCATGCACGTTATGGCTGTTTATCATGCCAATCATCTCGTCTCCTTCTTGTAAGAATCTTATTTATCAGGCCACTAATCTCAGTGATTGGCtcagagaaagaagatgaggtgATTGGCATGGTTCACGACCATGGTGCACACCGTATAATATAGTTCTCCTTCTTATGAGTTTAGAACGACATGTAGAATTAATCATTCACCAGCTCTTTCAGTGCTAAAGTTTGGTTGTGACATAAAAAGGATTTGATTGCATTTGCGGAAAGCTCTTAAAATATCTCAACTTGTTCAGGTCGGTGAGGACCAACCGTCAAGCTAACAAGTATATATGACTTGGCCCAGCAACTCGATCACCTTGACCAGTCCTACATCTTAGATTGAACAGTACTAAACAGTCGGATGGTTGACCAAATAAATTTGGCAAGTCTGACTTAGCATATCAAATTGACTTGATCAGACCTCTGGCCGCCAGTGTTGATATTTAGGCGTAATCACTTGCTTGACTTTTAGGCAAACATGCGGAAAGATATCCGCACAATCTCTAGTACCTTACACGCGAGGATTTCCAATCGGACTCAGACTTCTTGATTTTTAACTTCTCTCAGATTAGAAATCATGTATAGGATTCttccaaatatttttcatagcataAGTGTCAGTGTACAAAAGAACCCTTCCCCAGTGTACAAGCTATATATTTCCTCTCCTATTAGTTTGTCTAAGTCTTATCCATACCACTCCTGCTCATCAAGGTTGTAATGCTTCAGAGATTCTTAACCTCATGGATTACTGATCATTGACCATGTACTTGAAGATACTAAACTAAGATGGGAAAAATAGTACATAAAATTTGCATGGTTGGTTTGTTGTAGAGACGTTTCGTGTTTCTCTCTAAGATGAGGTTTTCTTCATGGATATATtgaaagaatatttaaaaaataatctatataGATTTTGATAGTTTACCTTTTTTATGAATATGTAAAGCATGAAGTGCATCGCTATCACAAACCCATCATTATCTGTTTTTTTCTGAGAATATGTCATAAATTTTCATCGATGCTACTTGATAAACCAATAAATGCATACCTTTTAAAAAGAGGGGACAAAATTGAAGTCTGACCTGCAAATCACTCTTGACTAGAAAGGTCAGCACACATGGTTTTTGAACATCACGAtcttattttttgagaaaatggtcAACACGCTCTCCCCTATAAAATCCTTAGAAGAAATGGTTGATTCGAGGTCAACTCAAAATAAtggaaaaatatgtatattaagaaTGCTTTTCTTAGGATGGATGACACTGGCTCCTAAATTTTTAATGTTTAAATTATTAAGATATGCTCGTAAAGTCCTAGCTCTGCTTTCAAATCCAATGGAGCTAAAGCCACAGGCGGGCTTACACTAAAATAAGCTCTCAATAAGTGGCAACTGACAGCAGGTGACAGCTTTGTCGtcctttttttctcaattttttttatagttcACATGGTCTTTTAACCTTAGAGTAACTTGAGTGACCACATGTTGTCTCCCTCAAGCTACTCAGGAATCAGTATTTAAAGACAACTCACTAGAAAACAGGAGCACAATGTGATATATAAAAAGCGACGCTGTCTGATACCCTTATCCTCGATCACATGGTACCGTAATCTCACGGCCTAATGTCTATGAGCATGGGCATAGGCTACTTGTAGTACAGTCCAACAAGCTTTTTCCAAGTATCGGTTGCTGGCTGAAGAGGGGATAAGGTCCTTGAAAAAGCTTAATTTGCCtgctcttcttttattttaaacgTTAaccaagagaatttttttttctaaggatATAAGTTAGGATTTTCCAAATTGTTTGCTTGGTATTTCATTTCACCTTTCCCCTCTAATtagttattgattttattttattttattttttggtgaGAAGTTTTTACTGACTCTAAGGTGATCTTGCCTTCCACCACTCTCCTAATGTAAGTCCATGACATAGCGTGTTCGCAGTGGagattctttctttttccttttta contains these protein-coding regions:
- the LOC140857922 gene encoding glutamate receptor 2.8-like — its product is MSRISINMALSDFYAAHPNSTTSVLLLPRYSAGDVISTAAAALDLMINHEVHAVLGPQRSVEASFVAELATKARVPVVSSSATSPLFVPSQTPYFIRAAQSTPRRLVPSPPSCRPSGGAASSLPYRCALPTYASDDRISVELYKLKTEQTRVFVVHMTSTFARRLFARAENAGMMAEGYVWIATEGFTCLLPSFEPAVVLDTMQGVLGVRPFVRPSEALRDFQRRWRREFWKENPNYTGTDAAEVNNFGVWAYDAAWAVAMAARASVRSARNSSHRETLLEAISQTEFDGLGGKFRLVKGALNVSAYEIVNVIGEKATRIGFWTARYGLTRGLNWSSESPYSATRDGLGPVIWPGESTSGAGKGGRHPRAGGSYGSLVPGPVEPGFHSFLNVEKDPVSNETKASGYVIDVFEAAVRQLPYALPFEYVPENAKGKRAGDYNALVQEVSNQDDRSNSAWIFLKPLTAELWLVSAAFFVFTGIVVWALEHRINEEFRGPWNHQIGTVFYFSFSTLVFAHRENVVSNFSRAVVIIWVFVVLILQSSYTASLTSMLTVQRFKPIVTDYKELIDRGEYVGYLKDSFVKDVLLKWGFHESKLRPYKSPNNMRTHWQKEAKMEV